A window of Opitutus sp. ER46 contains these coding sequences:
- the nrfD gene encoding NrfD/PsrC family molybdoenzyme membrane anchor subunit — protein MAHADNAVSAPAILQEVKPAVLPRPVLVGNNRSFHWITEKICGIIEGRTPAWWWWCFIVSCFMASFTVAGITYLVSTGVGVWGHRNPVNWGWPIVNFVFWIGIGHAGTLISAILCLLRQKWRTSINRAAEAMTIFAVVCAGIFPVFHVGRVWYAWFLAPVPNSNAIWQNFRSPLEWDVFAVSTYGTVSVLFWYVGMIPDLAVLRDRFYAVGNKTRAFLYGLFAMGWRGSNRHWSNYEMAYLILAGVATPLVLSVHTIVSFDFAVSLIPGWHTTIFPPYFVAGAIFSGFGMVLTLMLPLRAIYHLEDLITQYHIDCMCKITLATGTMVGYAYGMEFFIAWYGANPYEGFTFINRAFGNYAWAYWIMISCNVITPQFFWFKAVRQNTALVWILSIFVNVGMWFERFVIICTSLTRDFLPSSWGVLSPTIVDIFTFFGTFGVFGVLFLLFIRFLPIMPMAELKAVTPQADVHGGHDTPGHDERIGLGDPVTREAHD, from the coding sequence ATGGCCCACGCTGACAACGCTGTTTCCGCCCCCGCGATCCTCCAGGAGGTCAAGCCCGCGGTGCTGCCCCGACCCGTCCTGGTCGGCAACAACCGGAGCTTCCATTGGATCACCGAGAAGATCTGCGGCATCATCGAGGGGCGCACCCCCGCCTGGTGGTGGTGGTGCTTCATCGTCTCCTGCTTCATGGCGTCCTTCACGGTCGCCGGCATCACCTACCTCGTTTCCACGGGCGTCGGTGTCTGGGGTCACCGCAATCCGGTGAACTGGGGCTGGCCGATCGTGAACTTCGTGTTCTGGATCGGTATCGGCCACGCGGGTACGCTGATCTCCGCCATCCTCTGCCTGCTGCGGCAGAAGTGGCGCACCTCGATCAACCGGGCGGCCGAGGCGATGACGATCTTCGCCGTCGTCTGCGCCGGTATCTTCCCGGTGTTCCATGTCGGCCGCGTCTGGTACGCGTGGTTCCTCGCGCCGGTGCCGAACTCGAACGCGATCTGGCAGAACTTCCGCTCGCCGCTGGAGTGGGACGTCTTTGCTGTCTCGACGTACGGCACGGTGTCCGTGCTGTTCTGGTATGTCGGCATGATTCCCGACCTGGCGGTACTGCGCGACCGCTTCTACGCGGTGGGCAACAAGACGCGCGCGTTCCTCTACGGCCTGTTTGCGATGGGCTGGCGCGGTTCGAACCGCCACTGGAGCAATTACGAGATGGCGTACCTGATTCTCGCCGGCGTCGCGACGCCGCTGGTGCTCTCGGTGCACACCATCGTCTCGTTCGACTTCGCCGTGTCGCTGATCCCGGGCTGGCACACCACGATCTTCCCGCCGTACTTCGTCGCGGGCGCCATTTTCTCCGGCTTCGGCATGGTGCTGACGCTCATGCTGCCGTTGCGCGCGATCTACCACCTCGAGGACCTGATCACGCAGTACCACATCGACTGCATGTGTAAGATCACTTTGGCGACCGGCACCATGGTCGGCTACGCGTACGGCATGGAGTTCTTCATCGCGTGGTACGGGGCGAACCCATACGAGGGCTTCACCTTCATCAACCGCGCGTTCGGCAACTACGCCTGGGCGTACTGGATCATGATTTCCTGCAACGTGATCACGCCGCAGTTCTTCTGGTTCAAGGCCGTCCGCCAGAACACCGCCTTGGTCTGGATCCTGTCGATCTTCGTGAACGTCGGCATGTGGTTTGAACGCTTCGTCATCATCTGCACCTCGTTGACGCGCGACTTTCTGCCGTCCAGCTGGGGCGTCCTGAGCCCGACGATCGTGGACATCTTCACCTTCTTCGGGACCTTCGGCGTCTTCGGCGTCCTGTTCCTCCTGTTCATCCGCTTCCTCCCCATCATGCCGATGGCGGAACTGAAGGCGGTCACCCCGCAGGCCGACGTCCACGGCGGCCACGACACGCCCGGCCACGACGAGCGCATCGGCCTCGGTGATCCCGTCACCCGTGAGGCGCACGATTAA
- a CDS encoding DUF3341 domain-containing protein encodes MADSPYGLIATFDRPADLYHAAEKVRDAGYRHWDCITPFPVHGLDKAMGLRRSIVPRLSLIGGITGFCTGMSLIWFADAYANRLVVGGKPFFSPLFAFPVSYELTILFTAFATIIGMFVLNGLPMHYHPVLKYEKIGRGMDDTFFIVIEARDPRFNLTNTRALLEKAGGKEIKELEA; translated from the coding sequence ATGGCTGACTCTCCCTACGGCCTGATCGCCACATTTGACCGCCCCGCGGACCTCTATCACGCGGCGGAGAAGGTCCGCGATGCCGGGTATCGGCATTGGGACTGCATCACTCCGTTTCCGGTGCACGGGCTCGACAAGGCCATGGGCCTGCGTCGCTCGATCGTGCCGCGGCTGTCGCTCATCGGCGGCATCACCGGCTTCTGCACGGGCATGTCGCTGATCTGGTTCGCCGACGCGTACGCCAACCGTCTCGTCGTGGGCGGCAAGCCCTTCTTCAGCCCGCTATTCGCGTTTCCGGTCAGCTATGAGCTGACCATCCTGTTCACCGCCTTCGCGACGATCATCGGCATGTTCGTCCTCAACGGCCTGCCGATGCACTATCACCCGGTGCTCAAGTACGAGAAGATCGGGCGGGGCATGGACGACACCTTCTTCATCGTGATCGAGGCGCGCGACCCGCGCTTCAACCTCACGAACACCCGCGCCCTCCTCGAGAAGGCGGGCGGCAAGGAAATCAAGGAACTCGAGGCCTGA
- a CDS encoding c-type cytochrome, with translation MRNVYLVTFLGVVLLVSILGFRGTTFTKPPADVFPEWLFPGMKYQPKLRPQSASAFFADGRADRLPPPHTVMRGRLDEDDHFYRGKDANGQFVAGFPSGLTVDMPLLERGRTKYATFCAPCHGETGAGDGILSRYGMGTLGTNGNYHTDRLRAMPEGQIFDTITNGSASKVMFPYGDKLAPDERWAVVAYVRALQRAQHGAPSDVVDATAKRNLGIK, from the coding sequence ATGCGTAACGTTTACCTCGTCACTTTCCTCGGCGTCGTGCTGCTGGTCTCGATCCTCGGGTTCCGCGGCACCACGTTCACCAAGCCGCCGGCGGACGTCTTCCCCGAGTGGCTGTTCCCCGGCATGAAGTACCAGCCGAAGCTGCGGCCGCAGTCCGCCAGCGCTTTCTTCGCCGATGGCCGCGCCGACCGCCTGCCGCCGCCGCACACTGTGATGCGCGGACGCTTGGATGAGGATGATCACTTTTACCGCGGCAAGGACGCCAACGGGCAGTTCGTTGCCGGTTTCCCCTCCGGACTCACCGTGGACATGCCGCTGCTCGAGCGCGGGCGGACCAAGTACGCGACGTTCTGCGCGCCCTGCCACGGCGAGACTGGAGCGGGTGACGGCATCCTGTCGCGGTATGGCATGGGTACGCTCGGGACCAACGGCAACTATCACACCGATCGCCTGCGGGCCATGCCCGAGGGGCAGATTTTCGACACGATCACCAACGGTTCGGCCAGCAAGGTGATGTTCCCCTACGGGGACAAACTTGCGCCGGATGAACGCTGGGCGGTCGTGGCCTACGTCCGCGCGCTCCAGCGCGCCCAACACGGTGCGCCGTCCGACGTCGTCGACGCCACGGCCAAACGGAACCTCGGAATCAAATGA
- a CDS encoding cbb3-type cytochrome c oxidase subunit I — protein sequence MTYAPTTTATEAPAPVAAGDVTPLDQAARTPLLLLLGSGILWLVLSGVLALIASIQLHSPRFLADYAFLTHGRVEALRESAFIYGWAANAGLAIAIWVLSRLGGNPMRALNWVFFGGVAWNLGLSAGLLGIAVGDLTSFSLFQLPRYVQPFMVVAYGAIALSGVVAWMGRKQNATFAAQWYAITALFLFPWLSSVAQLVLLWSPLRGVAQAVGAGWYAQGVWTLWLTPLALAGAYYVVAKVSGRVLPQYDAARLGFWTLIVIGAWTGGRKLIGGPVPAWIVTTSIVAAVVLLVHYLIVGLNLRGIWGTKGTVAGFVRFGLMAYLLAGAFDALTAFRSVALETQFTFASVALDQLAQYGAVSMLFFGAIYFMVPRLTGHAWASSGLTVGHRVLVSVGLIVLILTLGAAGWSQGVDLLDAKMTFADILARSRLSLLMVTGANFVLLCANVLLLVNFLQTISASVVADVTALNPIPRSSEASAT from the coding sequence ATGACCTACGCCCCGACCACGACCGCAACCGAGGCTCCGGCCCCGGTGGCGGCGGGCGATGTGACTCCGCTGGACCAGGCGGCCCGCACGCCGCTGCTGCTGCTGCTTGGCTCCGGCATCCTCTGGCTGGTGCTCAGCGGGGTGCTGGCGCTGATCGCCTCGATCCAGCTGCATTCGCCCCGCTTCCTGGCCGACTACGCCTTCCTGACGCACGGACGGGTGGAGGCCTTGCGCGAGAGCGCCTTCATCTACGGCTGGGCCGCCAACGCGGGCCTCGCCATCGCGATCTGGGTGCTGTCCCGCTTGGGCGGCAATCCGATGCGCGCGCTGAACTGGGTGTTCTTCGGCGGGGTCGCCTGGAATCTCGGCCTTTCGGCGGGCCTGCTGGGCATTGCGGTGGGCGATCTCACCTCGTTCTCGCTCTTCCAACTGCCGCGGTACGTGCAGCCGTTCATGGTCGTGGCCTATGGCGCAATCGCCCTCTCGGGTGTCGTCGCCTGGATGGGGCGGAAGCAGAACGCCACTTTCGCCGCGCAATGGTATGCGATCACCGCGCTCTTTCTGTTTCCGTGGCTTTCGTCGGTCGCGCAACTCGTGCTCCTCTGGTCGCCGCTGCGCGGGGTCGCCCAGGCGGTCGGCGCCGGCTGGTACGCGCAGGGCGTCTGGACGCTGTGGCTGACCCCGCTGGCGCTGGCGGGCGCTTACTACGTGGTGGCCAAGGTCAGCGGGCGCGTGCTGCCGCAGTACGATGCGGCTCGGCTCGGCTTCTGGACGCTGATCGTGATCGGTGCCTGGACGGGCGGCCGGAAGCTGATCGGCGGACCGGTGCCGGCTTGGATCGTCACGACGTCAATCGTGGCCGCCGTGGTCCTCCTCGTGCATTACCTCATTGTCGGACTGAACCTCCGCGGCATCTGGGGCACGAAGGGGACGGTCGCCGGCTTTGTTCGCTTTGGTCTCATGGCGTACCTGCTCGCCGGCGCATTCGACGCGCTTACGGCCTTCCGCAGCGTCGCGCTCGAAACGCAGTTCACGTTCGCGTCGGTCGCGCTCGACCAGCTCGCGCAGTACGGTGCGGTCTCGATGCTATTCTTCGGCGCCATCTACTTCATGGTGCCCCGGCTGACGGGCCACGCCTGGGCCTCAAGCGGGCTGACGGTGGGGCATCGCGTGCTGGTGAGCGTCGGCCTGATCGTCCTCATCCTCACGCTCGGGGCGGCGGGCTGGAGCCAGGGCGTTGATCTGCTCGATGCCAAAATGACATTCGCCGACATCCTGGCGCGCTCGCGGCTTTCGCTGCTGATGGTGACGGGAGCGAACTTCGTGCTCCTCTGCGCGAACGTACTCCTGCTCGTCAACTTCCTCCAGACCATCAGCGCCAGCGTGGTGGCCGACGTCACGGCCTTGAACCCGATCCCGCGTTCCTCGGAGGCGTCTGCGACATGA
- a CDS encoding cbb3-type cytochrome c oxidase subunit II produces MKNGPLFFIGVFAAVTVSWIGLVLGAHAQLGSQTPYYDQTEESAFPVAPSGLAAQGELVYTDLGCASCHTQQVRRPTFGSDQARGWGERQSVARDYIFQARPQLGSLRYGPDLANLAGQPNGAPVAADLMKLLYTGSATHPAYGFLFDQQRIVGQRSVRALDLAGRAAPRPGYQVVPTRRAEALVAYLSELKQTYVYPEAAPAAPESPNAAAPTAAPAQPAAAHAPTAAPVAGASTQPPPDPEKANPPGKRPEQAVPAAAPDEKSKSPQK; encoded by the coding sequence ATGAAAAACGGACCACTCTTCTTCATCGGCGTCTTTGCCGCCGTCACGGTTTCCTGGATCGGCCTGGTGCTCGGTGCGCATGCCCAGCTGGGCTCACAGACGCCTTACTACGACCAGACGGAGGAGAGCGCCTTCCCCGTCGCACCGTCCGGTTTGGCCGCCCAAGGCGAGTTGGTTTACACCGATCTCGGCTGCGCCTCGTGCCATACGCAGCAGGTGCGGCGTCCGACCTTCGGCTCCGACCAGGCGCGTGGTTGGGGTGAGCGGCAGAGCGTCGCCCGCGACTACATCTTTCAGGCGCGCCCGCAACTGGGCTCGCTGCGCTATGGCCCGGACCTGGCGAACCTCGCGGGTCAGCCGAACGGCGCGCCGGTCGCGGCGGACCTGATGAAACTGCTCTATACGGGTTCGGCAACGCATCCGGCGTACGGCTTCCTCTTCGACCAGCAGCGCATTGTGGGGCAGCGCTCCGTCCGCGCCCTCGACCTTGCGGGTCGCGCGGCGCCGCGTCCGGGATATCAGGTTGTGCCCACGCGGCGCGCCGAGGCACTGGTCGCCTATCTCTCGGAACTGAAACAGACCTACGTTTATCCGGAGGCGGCGCCCGCGGCACCGGAATCGCCGAATGCCGCCGCGCCCACCGCGGCCCCGGCCCAGCCGGCCGCCGCACACGCGCCGACTGCCGCTCCGGTCGCTGGAGCCAGCACGCAGCCGCCGCCCGATCCCGAGAAAGCCAATCCGCCGGGGAAGCGTCCCGAGCAGGCCGTGCCTGCCGCTGCGCCCGACGAAAAATCGAAGTCTCCGCAGAAATGA
- a CDS encoding cytochrome c: MSTPSNQDPRLDDAAVTDENVLAQHQKLVGKQPDEKGQYRLMPLGMLFLFAGFIFFGATYLGRYSGKFDARIYDENVKEFGAVKKATGPVDPVVLGEKLFNNAACNTCHQATGTGVPGAIPPLVGSEWVKGTEERTVRIVLYGLQGPITVAGGNYNSAMPAFGKVAGSGYNWSDEKVAAVVSYIRHKWGDNAAPVTAAKVAEIRTKEGDRKAWTADELMKIQ, encoded by the coding sequence ATGAGCACGCCTTCGAACCAGGACCCCCGTCTCGACGACGCCGCCGTCACGGACGAAAACGTGCTGGCCCAGCATCAAAAGCTGGTCGGCAAGCAGCCCGATGAGAAGGGGCAGTACCGGCTGATGCCGCTCGGCATGCTCTTCCTCTTTGCCGGGTTCATCTTCTTCGGGGCGACGTATCTTGGCCGCTATTCCGGCAAGTTCGATGCCCGCATCTACGACGAGAACGTGAAGGAGTTCGGCGCCGTGAAGAAGGCGACCGGGCCGGTCGACCCCGTCGTCCTTGGCGAGAAGCTCTTCAACAACGCCGCCTGCAACACCTGCCATCAGGCCACCGGTACCGGCGTGCCGGGCGCGATTCCGCCGCTCGTCGGCTCGGAGTGGGTGAAGGGAACCGAGGAGCGCACCGTCCGCATCGTGCTGTATGGTCTGCAGGGCCCGATCACCGTGGCCGGCGGCAACTACAACTCTGCCATGCCGGCGTTCGGCAAGGTTGCCGGCAGCGGGTACAACTGGTCGGACGAGAAGGTGGCCGCCGTTGTCTCGTACATCCGGCACAAGTGGGGTGACAACGCGGCGCCGGTCACGGCGGCGAAGGTCGCCGAGATCCGCACCAAGGAAGGCGACCGCAAGGCGTGGACGGCTGACGAGCTGATGAAGATTCAGTGA
- the rfaD gene encoding ADP-glyceromanno-heptose 6-epimerase: MSLLNGRILVTGGAGFIGSALVWALNQRGHSDIVITDILGSDERWRNLVPLRYADYLEADAFRRRLSEKPASLGRFSAVFHLGACSATTEKNASYLADNNYAFTKELALWSLAQDARLVYASSAATYGDGAQGMDDHDEKLHRLRPLNMYGYSKHLFDLTAQREGWLKRIVGVKYFNVFGPNEDHKGDMRSLVNKAYQQIQATGRVQLFKSHKPEYRDGEQMRDFLYVKDAIEMTLHFAESPQGIAAHGLFNLGSGEANTWLTLTRAIFSALGREPQIDFIDMPEVLRGKYQYYTRADISKLRGTGYTRPMTALAPSVADYVQNYLVPGKRLGD; this comes from the coding sequence ATGAGTCTCCTCAATGGTCGTATCCTAGTCACCGGCGGCGCCGGCTTCATTGGCAGCGCGCTCGTCTGGGCGCTCAACCAACGCGGGCACTCCGATATCGTCATCACCGATATCCTCGGCTCCGACGAACGCTGGCGAAATCTGGTGCCGCTCCGCTATGCCGACTACCTGGAGGCTGACGCCTTCCGCCGGCGCCTGAGCGAGAAGCCCGCCTCCCTCGGCCGCTTCTCTGCCGTTTTTCACCTCGGCGCGTGCTCGGCAACGACGGAGAAGAACGCGAGCTACCTCGCCGACAACAATTACGCGTTCACCAAGGAACTCGCGCTCTGGTCGCTCGCACAGGATGCCCGCTTGGTCTACGCCTCCTCCGCCGCCACCTATGGCGACGGCGCCCAGGGCATGGACGACCACGACGAGAAGCTCCACCGCCTGCGTCCGCTCAACATGTACGGGTACTCGAAGCACCTCTTCGACCTGACCGCCCAGCGCGAGGGCTGGCTGAAACGGATCGTCGGCGTGAAGTACTTCAACGTTTTCGGCCCCAATGAGGACCACAAGGGCGACATGCGTTCCCTCGTGAACAAGGCCTACCAGCAGATTCAGGCGACCGGCCGCGTGCAGCTCTTCAAGAGCCACAAGCCGGAGTACCGCGACGGCGAGCAGATGCGCGATTTTCTCTACGTGAAGGACGCGATCGAGATGACGCTGCACTTCGCCGAATCGCCGCAGGGCATCGCCGCCCACGGGCTTTTCAACCTCGGCAGCGGGGAGGCCAACACCTGGCTCACACTCACCCGCGCCATATTCTCCGCCCTCGGCCGCGAGCCCCAGATCGACTTCATTGACATGCCCGAGGTCCTGCGCGGCAAGTACCAGTACTACACCCGCGCCGACATCTCCAAGCTGCGCGGCACCGGCTACACGCGGCCGATGACGGCTCTTGCTCCATCCGTTGCCGACTACGTTCAGAACTACCTCGTGCCGGGCAAACGCCTCGGCGACTGA
- the proC gene encoding pyrroline-5-carboxylate reductase translates to MPKIAFLGAGNMASAFVDGLLGRRAAQAAELMCYGGADATAATLAGRTGIGHATSIEQLLEGADTVVVAFKPQHLASADPRLAQLTAGKLVISILAGKKLATLAHTFPAARHLVRVMPNTPGQIGAGMSAWCSHQPLPASDRAMVEKILGALGKFVAVEETQMDAITAVSGSGPAYVFEFAAALRDAAVAAGLAPDVAHTLAIQTVLGSAQLLAQKSIEPEILRNQVTSPNGTTYAGLQRMAARDFRGMMRETVAAAKARSEELSRE, encoded by the coding sequence ATGCCTAAAATCGCGTTTCTGGGTGCCGGCAACATGGCATCCGCCTTCGTTGACGGCCTCCTGGGCCGGAGAGCCGCCCAAGCGGCCGAGCTGATGTGCTACGGCGGCGCCGACGCCACCGCCGCCACCCTTGCCGGTCGCACCGGCATCGGCCACGCCACTTCCATCGAACAGCTGCTCGAGGGCGCCGACACCGTCGTCGTCGCCTTCAAGCCGCAGCATCTGGCCTCCGCCGATCCGCGCCTCGCCCAGCTCACCGCCGGCAAGCTCGTCATTTCCATTCTCGCCGGCAAGAAGCTCGCCACGCTGGCCCACACCTTCCCCGCCGCCCGCCACCTTGTCCGGGTCATGCCCAACACGCCGGGCCAGATCGGCGCCGGCATGTCCGCCTGGTGCTCGCACCAGCCGCTCCCCGCGAGCGATCGCGCCATGGTCGAAAAGATCCTCGGGGCCCTCGGCAAGTTCGTCGCCGTCGAGGAAACGCAGATGGACGCCATCACCGCCGTCAGCGGCAGCGGCCCCGCCTACGTTTTCGAGTTCGCCGCCGCGCTCCGCGACGCCGCCGTCGCCGCCGGGCTGGCGCCGGACGTCGCCCACACGCTGGCGATCCAGACGGTCCTCGGCTCCGCCCAATTGCTCGCGCAGAAAAGCATCGAGCCGGAGATCCTCCGTAACCAGGTTACCTCGCCCAACGGCACCACCTACGCCGGCCTCCAGCGGATGGCGGCCCGCGACTTCCGCGGCATGATGCGCGAGACCGTCGCTGCCGCCAAGGCCCGCTCCGAGGAGCTCTCTCGCGAGTAG
- a CDS encoding response regulator yields MPAPAILVVDDQPINVQLLKRKLEREGIRVLAAYNGKEALDLVQSERPDLILLDVMMPDMDGIEVCQRLQAKEATRGIPVIFITARTGKESKLEGLGVGAVDYITKPIDLDETLARVQTQLRFVAINRQMVDLQRRLEEARRAATIGAVTQGIAHNLNNLLGVVIGYLDLVKAYYDKPDQVRKNAQHVEDAVQRIVAIIKQLSTLVVRSRPPLTKAGLEGLLSGGIARFHDDNKFAAPVTIDNALGDIGVETNFEVFEQVLAKVLMNAWESYHNRPEDPRPIAIQTHIIEKPEEGRFIEVRVIDHGHGIDPEIRDKMFEPFVSSKNTVGVGMGLTVARHALRNLGGEVTMADTPGGGATAILVHPLDRKARKNIQS; encoded by the coding sequence ATGCCCGCACCCGCGATCTTGGTCGTTGATGACCAGCCCATCAACGTCCAGCTGCTGAAACGTAAACTCGAACGTGAAGGCATCCGCGTCCTCGCTGCGTACAATGGCAAGGAGGCGCTTGACCTCGTGCAAAGCGAGCGGCCGGACCTGATCCTCCTCGACGTCATGATGCCCGACATGGATGGCATCGAAGTCTGCCAGCGCCTGCAGGCCAAAGAGGCCACCCGCGGCATCCCCGTCATCTTCATCACCGCGCGCACCGGCAAGGAGAGCAAACTCGAGGGCCTCGGGGTCGGCGCCGTGGACTACATCACCAAGCCCATCGACCTCGACGAGACCCTCGCCCGCGTGCAAACGCAGCTGCGTTTCGTCGCCATCAACCGCCAGATGGTCGATCTTCAGCGACGCCTCGAGGAGGCGCGCCGCGCCGCCACGATTGGCGCCGTTACCCAGGGCATCGCACACAATCTCAACAACCTGCTCGGCGTCGTGATCGGTTATCTCGACCTGGTGAAGGCGTACTACGACAAGCCCGACCAGGTGCGAAAGAACGCCCAGCACGTCGAGGACGCCGTCCAGCGAATCGTCGCCATCATCAAGCAGCTCAGCACGCTCGTGGTGCGCTCCCGCCCGCCGCTGACCAAGGCCGGTCTCGAGGGCCTGCTCTCCGGCGGCATCGCCCGGTTCCACGACGACAACAAGTTCGCGGCGCCCGTCACGATCGACAACGCGCTCGGCGATATCGGAGTGGAGACCAACTTCGAGGTGTTCGAACAGGTTCTCGCCAAGGTCCTGATGAACGCCTGGGAGTCCTACCACAACCGGCCCGAGGACCCGCGCCCCATCGCGATCCAGACCCACATCATCGAGAAACCCGAGGAGGGGCGCTTCATCGAGGTACGGGTCATCGACCATGGCCACGGCATCGATCCTGAGATCCGCGACAAGATGTTCGAGCCCTTCGTCAGCTCCAAGAACACCGTCGGCGTCGGGATGGGCCTCACCGTCGCGCGCCACGCGCTGCGCAACCTCGGCGGCGAAGTCACCATGGCCGACACTCCGGGCGGCGGCGCCACCGCCATTCTCGTGCACCCGCTCGACCGCAAGGCGCGCAAGAACATCCAGTCCTGA
- the folD gene encoding bifunctional methylenetetrahydrofolate dehydrogenase/methenyltetrahydrofolate cyclohydrolase FolD: MTLIDGNQIATTIIAELKAEATAITGRKPCIALVRVGEDPASVSYVKKKEKTAEEIGITSRVILPPVTITQADLGQLIDQLNADATVDGILVQSPMPRQIDELAIFRRIDPGKDVDGLGTMNLGKVAQDDDTGFVSCTPAGIMELLARSRVDLKGKHVVVVGRSLLVGKPVALLALQKRAGANGTVTVCHSATANLPEITRQADVLIAAIGRPEFVKADMVKSGAVVIDVGINRVADASKKSGYRLVGDVDFAGVSPRCAQITPVPGGVGPMTVAMLMRNTVKAYRQRAGA; encoded by the coding sequence ATGACGCTGATCGACGGCAACCAAATCGCCACCACCATCATTGCCGAGTTGAAGGCGGAAGCCACCGCCATCACCGGCCGCAAGCCGTGCATCGCGCTGGTGCGCGTGGGCGAGGATCCCGCCTCGGTCTCGTATGTGAAGAAGAAGGAGAAGACGGCCGAGGAGATCGGCATCACCAGCCGCGTCATCCTCCCGCCCGTCACGATCACGCAGGCCGACCTCGGCCAGCTCATCGATCAGCTCAACGCCGACGCCACCGTCGACGGCATTCTCGTCCAGTCCCCCATGCCCCGCCAGATCGACGAGCTCGCGATCTTCCGGCGGATCGATCCGGGCAAGGACGTCGACGGTCTGGGGACCATGAACCTCGGCAAGGTCGCGCAGGACGATGACACCGGCTTCGTCTCCTGCACTCCCGCCGGCATCATGGAACTGCTCGCCCGCAGTCGCGTGGACCTCAAGGGCAAGCACGTCGTGGTGGTCGGCCGCAGCCTGCTCGTCGGCAAACCCGTCGCCCTGCTCGCGCTTCAGAAACGCGCCGGCGCCAATGGCACCGTCACCGTGTGCCACTCCGCGACCGCCAACCTGCCCGAGATCACCCGCCAGGCCGACGTGCTCATCGCCGCCATCGGTCGCCCCGAGTTCGTCAAGGCCGACATGGTCAAGTCCGGTGCGGTCGTCATCGACGTCGGCATCAACCGCGTCGCCGACGCGTCCAAGAAATCCGGTTACCGCCTGGTCGGTGACGTGGACTTCGCCGGCGTCTCCCCGCGTTGCGCCCAGATCACGCCCGTCCCCGGCGGCGTCGGCCCCATGACCGTGGCCATGCTCATGCGCAACACGGTCAAGGCCTACCGGCAGCGCGCCGGCGCCTGA
- a CDS encoding pseudouridine synthase, translating into MATAEPIRLQKYLADAGICSRRSAEALIAQGEVWVNGEAATLGQKITPGIDKVTVSGKPVRSAAQPKITVAVHKPRGLVCSNDDPHHAATVFELLPREFARYRFFCAGRLDLDSEGLVILTTDGDLAHRLMHPSNTVVKRYQVTLVKPFPASRLLQLVRGLVIEGERLQVERAALINAGVSEAAADLDVHMHHGKKREIRQLFLAMGYEVKRLRRYQIGALQLKGIPLRAGKVLSTKEIDSLFRNPSTPRAPFEARARSIPTAPVNDED; encoded by the coding sequence ATGGCCACCGCTGAACCGATCCGCCTGCAAAAATACCTCGCTGACGCGGGCATCTGTTCCCGTCGCTCGGCCGAGGCCCTGATTGCGCAAGGCGAGGTCTGGGTCAATGGCGAGGCCGCCACCCTGGGGCAGAAGATCACCCCAGGCATCGACAAGGTCACCGTTTCCGGCAAACCGGTCCGCAGCGCCGCTCAGCCCAAGATCACCGTCGCCGTGCACAAACCGCGCGGCCTCGTCTGCTCCAACGACGACCCCCACCACGCCGCCACCGTTTTCGAACTCCTCCCCCGTGAGTTCGCCCGCTACCGCTTCTTCTGCGCCGGCCGACTCGACCTCGACAGCGAGGGGCTCGTCATCCTCACCACCGACGGTGACCTCGCCCACCGCCTGATGCACCCGTCCAACACCGTGGTGAAGCGCTATCAGGTCACCTTGGTGAAGCCGTTCCCCGCCAGTCGCCTGCTGCAACTCGTCCGCGGCCTCGTCATCGAAGGGGAACGACTCCAGGTCGAACGCGCTGCCCTCATCAACGCCGGGGTTAGCGAAGCCGCCGCCGACCTCGATGTGCACATGCACCACGGAAAGAAGCGCGAGATCCGCCAGCTGTTCCTCGCGATGGGTTACGAGGTCAAACGCCTCCGCCGCTATCAGATCGGCGCCCTCCAGCTGAAGGGAATCCCGTTGCGCGCCGGCAAGGTCCTTTCTACCAAGGAAATCGATTCTCTCTTCCGTAATCCTTCGACGCCCCGGGCACCTTTTGAAGCCCGCGCGCGCTCGATCCCGACCGCTCCCGTTAACGATGAAGACTAA